The following proteins are co-located in the Apium graveolens cultivar Ventura chromosome 5, ASM990537v1, whole genome shotgun sequence genome:
- the LOC141661021 gene encoding DNA polymerase-like: protein MVADIETILMKDDTGMEVQTPYAVGLLVVLPEKEVDKADIVTFYSEDFLYKEIYSSFKDRSEKILYEMVKRIDVVATKQYKTALSIYFHNLSRFDGIILLKHLICHHPYYIMKPLIRNHRIYEIKVYKKMQQEVDEKMVDKKGVLLFSFKDSLNLLPGKLATLAQSLCPDLGGKYDFDHEQLKTVEDLSLREEELLEYLKQDVLLLGGVLKKAQEIILNLYNVNINTVLTISSLAMRIFRIQYYDASSFPIHIPNVNEDKFIRKGYYGGHVDVYKPRGENLYYYDVNSLYPYVMQEYPMPAGKPTWNGDLRKKDLDTLYGFIEAFVKCPDSIKNPFLPYREKVNGSLIFPTGYFVGVYYSEELKYARDLGYTIYPLRGYLFKKTESPFKTFVNDLYNSRLKAKKDGNEGMSYVYKILMNSLYGRFGINPKMTITEICDQDCYNQLVRKDTFINGDKLNEDTYVANLNKDLSTDSWDPPKNAAVQLAAAITACARIHMYPYIAREDCYYTDTDSIVLGNPLSDDMVSSSVLGKLKLEDQIAWGLFLAPKTYCYTTIDGKDLLKHKGAAKHFVDIDWYENQYANRKNEKSVPYSTPFGVDWNQLRIFKKTSNLAMNVDIGTKRNVVYTENNVWLETTPFKVEGLKDCTNQDLRYIIKIIQHEKDPEESQNTTLETYQSDADREDDSSGNRSGSSHESNENSNSSGSDEDGDNKNEIIPPIDDKVDETTNTSDNHSSTSSGWDKVVKELRREREQREREATDETSTCEPTSTYAPTANDYTTARDIDDYSQHEACTTDSDTYYDRSARDRNDSRRENEQYIINLIDRGEDQENELIEYYVIRMENKDRVKEIWDRKAKAEEMLSKLNSDDVVNPRLIKHWKSDIRCANRAYAIFKTQKDIREGKTRVEDITLSNWYAGDYSADIPYPYDPDVQILLEKFKDKDKAQHVWVWKERTHMELKREAEKGDNANLRLLMLYKYRIACVNVAYSKYMERKEMYGDERLESLADFLPTYDDYESNGSYYDSNGSYYDSTSSTNSIDARERDRNDSRSEREERKRESTDETSTCEPTSSSGNESSGGNNTSSITSDARERVQERIKDLDDP from the coding sequence ATGGTGGCCGATATTGAGACAATCCTTATGAAGGATGATACGGGGATGGAAGTGCAGACTCCATACGCAGTAGGTTTACTGGTGGTTCTACCTGAAAAGGAAGTGGATAAAGCGGATATTGTGACTTTCTATAGCGAGGATTTCCTTTACAAAGAaatctattcatccttcaaagATAGGAGCGAGAAGATCCTATATGAGATGGTTAAACGGATTGATGTAGTAGCTACTAAACAGTATAAGACAGCGTTGTCTATATACTTCCATAACTTATCACGATTCGATGGAATAATCTTGCTTAAGCACTTAATCTGTCATCATCCATACTACATAATGAAACCTCTGATTCGAAACCATCGAATTTACGAGATCAAAGTCTACAAAAAGATGCAACAAGAGGTGGAtgaaaagatggttgataagaAAGGTGTTCTGTTATTCTCCTTCAAAGATTCGTTAAATCTACTTCCTGGAAAACTGGCTACCCTGGCACAGAGCCTGTGTCCGGATCTTGGGGGTAAATATGATTTCGATCATGAGCAACTCAAAACTGTGGAAGATCTCTCTCTTAGGGAAGAAGAATTGCTTGAGTATTTGAAGCAGGATGTGCTTCTACTTGGAGGAGTGTTGAAAAAAGCTCAAGAGATCATCTTGAATCTCTATAATGTGAACATAAATACAGTCTTGACCATATCATCCCTAGCTATGAGAATCTTTCGTATTCAATACTATGATGCTTCGTCTTTTCCAATCCACATCCCAAACGTGAATGAAGACAAATTCATCAGGAAGGGCTACTACGGAGGTCATGTTGATGTCTATAAACCAAGAGGTGAGAACTTGTACTACTATGATGTGAACTCTCTCTATCCCTATGTGATGCAAGAATACCCAATGCCTGCTGGTAAACCAACCTGGAATGGAGATCTGAGGAAGAAGGATTTAGACACCCTCTATGGATTTATTGAGGCTTTTGTGAAATGCCCGGATTCTATCAAAAACCCATTTCTACCCTATAGGGAAAAGGTTAATGGATCTCTCATCTTTCCAACAGGATACTTTGTAGGTGTTTACTATAGCGAGGAGTTGAAATATGCTCGCGATTTGGGCTACACCATCTACCCTCTACGTGGCTATCTCTTTAAGAAGACGGAAAGCCCTTTCAAGACCTTTGTCAACGATCTATATAATAGCAGGTTAAAGGCTAAGAAAGATGGGAATGAAGGAATGTCTTATGTTTACAAAATCCTTATGAATTCTCTTTACGGCAGATTTGGTATCAATCCAAAAATGACTATTACCGAGATCTGCGATCAAGATTGTTACAATCAATTAGTAAGAAAGGATACTTTCATAAATGGGGACAAACTGAACGAAGATACATACGTAGCGAATTTAAATAAAGATTTATCAACAGATAGTTGGGACCCGCCTAAGAATGCTGCAGTCCAACTAGCAGCGGCTATTACAGCATGTGCAAGGATCCATATGTATCCATATATAGCAAGAGAGGACTGCTACTACACAGACACAGACTCTATAGTTCTTGGTAACCCACTCTCAGATGATATGGTATCTTCTTCAGTCTTAGGTAAATTGAAGCTAGAAGATCAAATAGCGTGGGGGCTCTTTTTAGCACCTAAAACCTATTGCTATACTACAATTGATGGTAAAGATTTACTAAAACACAAGGGTGCAGCAAAACATTTTGTTGACATTGATTGGTATGAAAACCAATATGCTAACAGAAAGAACGAGAAAAGTGTACCGTATTCGACTCCCTTTGGTGTTGATTGGAATCAACTTCGGATTTTTAAGAAAACGTCGAATCTTGCGATGAATGTGGATATCGGTACCAAAAGGAATGTGGTATACACTGAAAATAATGTTTGGTTGGAGACCACACCCTTTAAAGTGGAAGGCTTAAAAGACTGCACAAATCAGGACTTGAGATACATTATCAAGATAATCCAACATGAGAAAGATCCGGAGGAAAGCCAAAATACCACGCTTGAAACATATCAGAGTGATGCTGACAGAGAAGACGATAGCTCAGGCAATCGTTCCGGCAGTTCACATGAAAGCAATGAGAATAGCAATAGCTCTGGGAGTGATGAAGACGGTGACAATAAGAATGAAATCATACCTCCTATAGATGATAAAGTAGATGAGACTACTAACACTTCTGATAACCATTCTTCAACTAGCAGTGGATGGGATAAAGTTGTAAAAGAACTTAGAAGAGAAAGAGAACAAAGAGAAAGAGAAGCCACTGATGAAACTAGCACTTGTGAGCCTACTTCTACCTATGCACCTACTGCAAATGATTACACTACAGCGCGAGACATAGATGATTATTCTCAACATGAAGCCTGTACAACTGATTCTGACACCTACTATGATAGAAGTGCGCGGGATAGAAATGATTCTAGAAGAGAGAACGAACAATATATCATAAACCTAATCGACCGCGGAGAAGATCAAGAAAATGAATTGATTGAATACTATGTTATTAGAATGGAGAACAAAGATAGAGTGAAAGAGATCTGGGATCGAAAAGCAAAAGCAGAAGAAATGCTAAGCAAACTCAATTCAGACGATGTAGTAAACCCTAGATTAATCAAGCATTGGAAATCTGACATCAGATGTGCAAACCGGGCCTATGCTATCTTTAAGACCCAGAAGGACATCAGGGAAGGTAAGACAAGAGTAGAAGATATTACACTATCCAACTGGTATGCTGGGGATTATTCTGCTGATATTCCTTATCCCTATGATCCAGACGTTCAGATACTTCTTGAGAAATTCAAGGATAAAGATAAAGCACAACACGTATGGGTATGGAAAGAGAGAACCCATATGGAGCTAAAAAGAGAAGCAGAGAAGGGAGATAACGCTAACCTTAGACTTTTGATGTTGTACAAATATCGTATAGCATGTGTCAACGTCGCTTACTCTAAATACATGGAAAGAAAAGAAATGTATGGAGACGAAAGACTCGAATCGCTAGCTGACTTCCTGCCTACGTATGATGATTATGAGAGCAATGGAAGCTACTATGATAGCAATGGAAGCTACTATGATAGCACTTCTTCTACTAATTCCATTGATGCGCGGGAGCGGGATAGAAATGATTCTAGAAGTGAAagagaagaaagaaaaagagaaagcACTGATGAAACTAGCACTTGTGAGCCTACCTCTAGCTCTGGCAATGAGAGCTCTGGTGGCAACAACACTTCTTCTATTACTTCTGATGCCCGGGAGCGGGTGCAAGAACGAATCAAAGACCTAGATGACCCATGA
- the LOC141661023 gene encoding putative DNA-directed RNA polymerase, with protein sequence MPARNPADKVHYIVRFRDWRFTHSVTFGIGRSQNGYCRVGSSLLFQGAKVQNMEETSVSATLPPTRSLVIFAKEDVQRTSNIKDSFFCAASFLYGSFENNKAAVEWFDNNMIEALRVSSNDELTRLACDAKKPLQFLSCLVVFKEYLTTQVVQVITSHPITQDASASAYQLMSYFLLDKDLAKNTNLIQRPGDSNIQDIYEYLLEEVQVYINETKKYQNDSLILFVGSKLTRKIVKGIFMPMIYGKTIMSAGIFLQESFSFDLGKRQNAVAQVFYDFFKEKYSRLNCLMNMIQNIGWFSSERGQPVCYKVPLFTTIQDYRKSSETHIWVYSKSTHSRKKVTLSIPSEERDSRKTMSSTFVNFIHQKDARLAMSVVNFLLSDSSTPIYTVHDNFLSTADCSSILPLFYTYAYKEMGPPLLVINEFIYMNLTKPGYHDPEKFKKVIPSRELESLLNNCIPAELRKKNNLWNKKKTIIVNAYNTYINAVCGPIDSDTTNASVATLLATRYEAHEQKWNSFKKELSDLYCLQY encoded by the exons ATGCCCGCCCGTAACCCAGCAGATAAAGTACATTACATAGTCCGTTTTAGGGATTGGCGATTTACCCATTCAGTGACTTTTGGCATTGGACGTTCCCAAAATGGGTACTGCCGGGTCGG CAGTAGCCTATTGTTCCAGGGAGCTAAGGTCCAAAATATGGAAGAAACAAGCGTTTCCGCGACTCTACCACCCA CCAGAAGTCTGGTCATCTTTGCAAAAGAAGACGTTCAAAGAACCTCGAATATCAAAGATTCCTTTTTTTGTGCAGCATCCTTCCTTTACGGATCTTTCGAGAATAACAAGGCTGCTGTGGAATGGTTTGATAATAATATGATAGAAGCTTTGCGAGTCTCTTCTAATGATGAATTAACCCGATTAGCTTGTGATGCGAAAAAACCATTACAGTTTCTGTCATGTCTTGTTGTATTTAAAGAGTATTTAACGACTCAAGTCGTACAAGTTATAACATCTCATCCTATAACCCAGGACGCCTCCGCGAGTGCTTATCAGCTAATGAGCTACTTTTTATTAGATAAAGATCTGGCTAAGAATACAAATCTTATACAACGGCCGGGTGATTCCAATATCCAAGATATTTATGAATACCTTCTCGAGGAAGTGCAAGTCTACATAAATGAGACTAAGAAATATCAAAATGATTCACTCATTCTTTTTGTAGGTAGTAAGCTGACGCGTAAGATAGTGAAAGGAATCTTTATGCCTATGATATATGGGAAAACAATAATGAGCGCGGGTATCTTTCTGCAAGAGAGTTTCTCTTTCGATCTGGGTAAGCGCCAGAACGCCGTGGCTCAAGTCTTTTATGACTTCTTTAAGGAGAAATATTCTAGACTGAATTGCTTGATGAATATGATCCAAAATATTGGTTGGTTCTCATCAGAGAGGGGTCAACCAGTTTGCTATAAAGTGCCATTATTTACAACAATACAAGATTATCGAAAATCATCTGAGACTCATATATGGGTCTACTCAAAAAGCACACATTCGAGGAAAAAGGTAACTCTCTCAATACCTTCGGAGGAACGAGATAGTCGAAAAACGATGTCATCAACCTTCGTCAACTTCATTCATCAAAAGGATGCCCGTCTCGCTATGAGTGTAGTCAATTTCTTACTCTCTGATTCTTCTACCCCTATCTACACAGTTCACGACAACTTTCTATCAACAGCTGACTGTAGCTCTATATTGCCGTTGTTTTATACCTACGCCTATAAGGAGATGGGTCCACCTCTTTTAGTGATCAACGAGTTCATCTATATGAATTTAACCAAACCAGGTTACCATGATCCAGAAAAATTTAAAAAAGTTATTCCTTCTCGGGAACTCGAATCTCTCTTAAATAATTGTATTCCAGCTGAGCTTAGGAAGAAAAACAATCTTTGGAATAAAAAGAAAACAATTATAGTGAATGCATATAATACCTATATTAATGCTGTATGCGGTCCTATCGATAGTGATACAACAAATGCATCTGTAGCCACCCTATTAGCCACCAGATATGAGGCTCATGAGCAAAAGTGGAATTCTTTCAAAAAAGAGCTTTCCGATCTATATTGTTTACAGTATTAG
- the LOC141661024 gene encoding small ribosomal subunit protein bS1m-like, which yields MMTIYLSRSFPRSNSSFFLCSGNALKSEVLRLREDIFLMDAGLGTPIICMQDAPTGVPINRTTRFENKVGSLDLVAGESPIKKHILERFFIDLVAGESLIKERAAARFKKLVGSTDVVAGEPLLLPRRFRKNRAWMKLNKIWRTNTKVKGLICRKIKRGYSVAIAGFLTFLPFRHSRKRKYFPRFTIESINPLFWVKNFTT from the coding sequence ATGATGACCATCTATTTGAGTCGATCATTTCCAAGATCTAATTCAAGTTTTTTCTTATGTAGTGGAAACGCCTTAAAGTCTGAAGTTTTACGCTTAAGGGAAGACATTTTCTTGATGGATGCAGGACTTGGGACCCCCATAATTTGTATGCAAGATGCGCCTACAGGAGTGCCAATCAACCGAACCACCAGGTTTGAGAATAAGGTGGGATCCCTGGATCTAGTGGCCGGTGAATCACCGATCAAAAAGCATATTTTGGAGAGATTCTTCATCGATCTAGTGGCCGGTGAATCACTGATCAAAGAGCGAGCAGCCGCCAGGTTTAAGAAATTGGTGGGATCCACAGATGTAGTGGCTGGTGAACCGCTTCTTCTTCCACGAAGATTCAGAAAAAACCGAGCTTGGATGAAACTGAACAAGATTTGGCGAACGAATACAAAGGTAAAAGGCCTTATTTGTCGTAAAATCAAAAGAGGTTATTCAGTAGCCATCGCAGGCTTTCTTACTTTTCTGCCTTTCAGGCACTCTCGCAAAAGGAAATATTTTCCTCGATTCACCATTGAAAGCATTAACCCATTGTTTTGGGTCAAAAATTTCACTACCTAG